The sequence GGGGGTAGAGGGGGTAGAAATAAAATTCCTAACTGATAACTGATAACTGTTAACTGAAATTACCGAATCTTCTTACCAGTCAATGCTTCTCGTACATCTAACATGGCTGTATATGTGGGTAAGATATGCAAAGTTTCGTTTTCGGGGGTATTTTCCAAAGCAGTTGTAATTGCTTTTCGTAAATCTTCTTCGACAATTAAGTTCAAATTTCGATCCGCAGAATTTTCGCTGTAGCGCAGGCGTAAAGCCATATCATAAACGCGATCGCCGCTGACAATTAAGGTACCTCCCCGCTGTACCAATTTCTCGGTATCAACATCCCAAATCCAGGATACGTCTTCCCCATCCTGCACTCTATCGTTCAAAACCAGCAAAGTTGTTTTATTATTACTTTCGGTAACTACACGAATGGTTTCGTTAGTACCTACCGGATTTTTTGATAGCAAAATACGTACTTGCTTGCCATTTATGGTTAATTCTTCCGCACGCCCAAAGGCTGGTTGAAATTTGGGAATTGCTTTACGGATGTTAGCTTCGTCAATTCCTAATTCTTTAGCGGCAGTGGCTGCGGCTAAGGTATTGTATTTGTTATAAAGTCCTACTAAAACTTGTTCCCATTCGCGACTTTTTAAATCGGGTTCGCTTTTCGCAAAGCCACAGCTCGAACAAGTATAATCTCCTAAATGGGATAGATATACACCTTCATAATCTAAAGAATGTCCGCAATTAGGACAATAAATTGAATCTACTGCATGGGGAATCGCTTCTAGATACTTTTCCGGTTCGTTTAAACCAAAAAATACTACTTTTTGGGATAGCTGCTGTCCTAAGTAAGATAAAGTCGGATCGTCAGCGTTGGGAATAACTACTGTATCGGGAGCCAAAGTAGAAATTGCTTTTGTCCAGCGCTTGCTAATAGAATCTACTTCACCATATCTATCAAGCTGATCGCGAAATAAATTTAAACAAAGAATTACTTTTGGTTGAATAGGCTGCAATACTTTAGCAACGATATTTTCATCAACTTCTAAAATGGCGTAATCTACATTTAAATTACCAATCAAGTTGGTACTTTCCATCAAAGCAGTTACCAAACCATTTTCCAGATTAGCCCCAGTAGAATTATGAGCAACCCGGAAACCTTGCTCTTCCAACATGGTGCGTAATAGTAAAGACGTAGTCGTTTTACCATTGGTACCAGCAATTAAAATAATGCCATGTTTAACCTGCTGGCTCAAAGATTGCAAAAGTTTGGGTTCAATACGTCGTGCAATTGAACCAGGTAAAACAGAAGCTGCACCCAAACGCAAAGTACGGACTCCAAAAGTCACGCTTTTTGCAGCAGACACAGCCAAACCAAGCCTGAGTTTATCTATAAATTGAACTTTTGCCACAAACGTACCCTAAAAGATATAAGTTTTAAATTTAATAAGCGTGAGTTTAGCGAATCCCCGGAGAAAAATCTAGCCTTAACGTAACAAATAAGGGAGATAGGCTAATAGTTAATAGGTAATGGGTGATAGTGATGGGGAGAGAAAAAACCAAGAATTAGCAATTCCCAATTACCAATGCCCAATTCCCAATTCCCAATTTATTTTTGACCTTTAACCCGTTATGCGCTCAGAATATTTATATATCCATATGTTGAAACTAATTTCAGCACAAAGTAAAAACAATATCTAGCTTAAAAGGTTGCTTTGGATGAATAAATTAAAGTCGTATATTTTACATATGTTTTCTTACAGTTGGCAGCGCTGTTTGTCTTTGTTGATGTTAATAAGTTGTATCCTACTTACAACTGTGCATCCCGTATTAGCAGCTATCAATGACGATACTTATGAAGGCAATATTTTTATGGTTTATGCTGGCAACGGTTCGCTGGTTCCCGCACATGCAACTTTAGCCGAAGCTTTAGCAAATCATAAGCCTGCCATGATAGCTTTCTACGTGGATGACAGTAGCGATTGCAAAGAATACGCTGTTGTTATTTCCCGCATACAGTCATATTACGGTAAAGCGGCAGAAATTATTCCTGTAGACGTAGATAGAATTCAACTCGAAGCCAATGATTCTCCTACCCAACCAGATTATTACTATGCCGGTGGTGTACCTCAAGTAGTAGTATTTAATCAAGAGGGAGATGTGATTTTAAACAAAAAAGGGCAAGTACCTTTTGAAGAAATAGATGACAAGTTTAGAGAAGTGTTTGATTTACTACCGCGTTCTGAATCCGTAGAATTAAGACGCCGTTCCTTTAATGAGTTCAGTAGCGAGTTATCTGAATAACTTATAGTGCCGAAAAATTTGTTCGGCACTTATTTTTTAGTGATATCTAATACTGCAATCTCCAAAATGAGAGGGTAATATCTAAGGGTCAGTTCTGAAGTATTTGCTTTCTTACTGCTAACTGATAATTGGTAAATATAATAATTATTAGAGTGTATTCTGATGTCAGAAGTTTACACTACCGAGGAATTAATTCAAATTTTGACAGAGGAGCGCCAAGCTTGTCTGACAGGAAAACGTTTGAAGTTAGATGTGAAGGTATCTGGTAATCCTGTAATTGACCAGTTTATCAAAACAGAAGGATTGCAAAAGTTTACTGCCTATCAAGACTTTAAAGCTGCCATTCATGAATACCAAAGAGAACATCAGGTTTCGGGTATTGTATGGCGAGAGGTGAATGTTAAAGGCAATAATTTATGTTACCCAGAAGTCGATGGGCAGTTAATTGCGCTACAGAATGATTTGAAAATATTAGAGTCTGCCACAAATTCAATTTTAGAATTTTGGTATAAAGTTACTATTGGTATGGAGTTTTATTTAAGTGTTAGTAATGGCAAGCAGTATCAAAAAATTAGTATAGAAGATATTAAAAGAATAGAAACTAGAACTCAATGGGCTAGTTTATGGAAATGGGAAAATTCTAACTTTTTAGAAATCATTTTACAGTTGGGATGGGGAAAGCCCGAAGAAGCTTGTTATAAAAGGGGTTTCCCCGCTGCTGGTAGTGAATTTATCCATGCTGTTAATCCCGGCAAACAACCTATTGGTTAAACCTCACCCTCAGTCCCTCTCCTTATTAAGGAGATGGATGTAACTGTATTCTACACAACTTAAACCGCTATAATTTAAGGTTTAAAAGTCTTGTAAATGATATTCGCCATTTCTTTTATAAATTTATTTAGTTAAATCTTAAAATTTGCATAAATCAAGGTGAAAAAACATCAGTAATTTATGCTTTTTGGTAAAAAAGTTTCTTTCTGTAGCTAGATGTAATCATGGTGAAAAATGAAATTTAATGGTACCAATTATGTTTTCGGGTTATTTCAGTATGAAATGAATTCCGAATACTTGATTTGATATTTATTTTTTATATAAACAATGATTGTATCAATTCTGTTACGGCTGTTTATTGCATTATTGATACTCAGCTTAATTATTCTCATCGGTTTTTATTTCCGAGGAGCCTTTCGCGATCGCGTCAAATATCGAGTCAAGAATCCGCTCAAACCAGATGAACCAGAATTTCCGTATGCCTTAGCTAGCACGACAAATTCTTTTATTAGTAATGGGGTAGTTACCGATTTCTGGAATCAAGCTGCTGATATTCAACAAGCTCGTTTAGATGCTATCGGTAAAGCACAATATACAATTAACTTTGAAACTTTCTTTATGACTCCCGGTAAGAGAGCGGATGACTTTGCAATTGCCCTCGCCGAAAGAGCAGGTGCGGGTGTTGAAGTCAGGTTGATTGTAGATCAATACGGCACAAAAGATATATCTAAACAATACTGGCAGCGTTTGCGAGCAACGGGGGTAAAAGTATCCTTTTTCAATTCCTTTAACTGGAAAGCTCCTTTAGATTATGCCGGTCGTACTCACCGTAAACTATTATTAATTGATAGTAAATTTGGTTTAGTCGGTGGTGCTGGTATTTCCGATCTTTGGGATGGTACCCAAAAAGATGATGATACTCAGCCTTGGTTAGATGTAGAGATGCGTCTCGAAGGAGAAATTATTCAACTTTTAGAAGGAGTATTTTCGCAACACTGGACTTTTGAAGACTGTACTGCAAATTTCTCTAAGCAAAAGTTTCAAATTGCTGAGGATAACAAGAAACATCATTTAATGCTAGTAGTACCGGGAGCTAACCCAAGAATACGTTTTTCACCGATTCAGAATTTTAAATACAACAGTTTTATTTGTGCTACAAAAAGGATTTGGCTTGCTAGCCCTTATTTTTTACCCGATAAACATTCTATAAACCTATTGGTAGAAGCAAAACAAAAAGGGGTAGACGTTCGCATTCTTACTACTAGCAAGCGTAGCGATAAAAAGCCCGTTTATTATGCTTCTTACGAGCATTACGGTAAATTGCTTGAAGGTGGTGTCGAAATTTATGAATTTCAACCCAGCATGACTCACGCAAAATTGTTGTTAATTGATGATATTTGGGCAACAACTGGAAGTGCAAATTTTGACCCCCGCAGCCTTGTTCATAACGAAGAGTTAGATATTTGTAGCGCCCAGCCTGAATTAGTAGAAGGGATTAGAGATACTTTTGAAAAAGGTTTTACTCAAAGTAAACGCATTACTTATGATGAGTGGAAAAAACGCTCTTTAATTAAGCACAGAATATTGGGTAATATAGTTGATTTCTTTCAATGGCAGTTGTAAAAGGGAATTGGGCATGGGGCATTGGGCATTGTTCATAGGGTTAGATATTTTGGCATCGCAGGGCATTTGTCGATAGTACTTACGATAAAAATTATAAATACAATCGGGTGGACATAAATATATGCCCACCCAATTATTTAAGAAAGCTTAGAAAGTATTAAAGCAAACCATTGATTTTTATCTGTCCAGA comes from Rivularia sp. PCC 7116 and encodes:
- a CDS encoding phosphatidylserine/phosphatidylglycerophosphate/cardiolipin synthase family protein; translated protein: MIVSILLRLFIALLILSLIILIGFYFRGAFRDRVKYRVKNPLKPDEPEFPYALASTTNSFISNGVVTDFWNQAADIQQARLDAIGKAQYTINFETFFMTPGKRADDFAIALAERAGAGVEVRLIVDQYGTKDISKQYWQRLRATGVKVSFFNSFNWKAPLDYAGRTHRKLLLIDSKFGLVGGAGISDLWDGTQKDDDTQPWLDVEMRLEGEIIQLLEGVFSQHWTFEDCTANFSKQKFQIAEDNKKHHLMLVVPGANPRIRFSPIQNFKYNSFICATKRIWLASPYFLPDKHSINLLVEAKQKGVDVRILTTSKRSDKKPVYYASYEHYGKLLEGGVEIYEFQPSMTHAKLLLIDDIWATTGSANFDPRSLVHNEELDICSAQPELVEGIRDTFEKGFTQSKRITYDEWKKRSLIKHRILGNIVDFFQWQL
- a CDS encoding Mur ligase family protein — encoded protein: MAKVQFIDKLRLGLAVSAAKSVTFGVRTLRLGAASVLPGSIARRIEPKLLQSLSQQVKHGIILIAGTNGKTTTSLLLRTMLEEQGFRVAHNSTGANLENGLVTALMESTNLIGNLNVDYAILEVDENIVAKVLQPIQPKVILCLNLFRDQLDRYGEVDSISKRWTKAISTLAPDTVVIPNADDPTLSYLGQQLSQKVVFFGLNEPEKYLEAIPHAVDSIYCPNCGHSLDYEGVYLSHLGDYTCSSCGFAKSEPDLKSREWEQVLVGLYNKYNTLAAATAAKELGIDEANIRKAIPKFQPAFGRAEELTINGKQVRILLSKNPVGTNETIRVVTESNNKTTLLVLNDRVQDGEDVSWIWDVDTEKLVQRGGTLIVSGDRVYDMALRLRYSENSADRNLNLIVEEDLRKAITTALENTPENETLHILPTYTAMLDVREALTGKKIR
- a CDS encoding thylakoid membrane photosystem I accumulation factor, giving the protein MNKLKSYILHMFSYSWQRCLSLLMLISCILLTTVHPVLAAINDDTYEGNIFMVYAGNGSLVPAHATLAEALANHKPAMIAFYVDDSSDCKEYAVVISRIQSYYGKAAEIIPVDVDRIQLEANDSPTQPDYYYAGGVPQVVVFNQEGDVILNKKGQVPFEEIDDKFREVFDLLPRSESVELRRRSFNEFSSELSE